A region of Shewanella psychromarinicola DNA encodes the following proteins:
- a CDS encoding DUF3718 domain-containing protein produces the protein MKTIIVLTALSLSLWSMNSQAAMDPNVENTLIAVCKAGASNKVFQFNDTMKSYRINKARIFPRLVCNGESFHQFTLSRNADKTARLIAPYAEAHVSIRDLAYLGETQPLYDVRY, from the coding sequence ATGAAAACTATTATCGTACTTACAGCCTTATCCTTATCACTTTGGTCAATGAACAGCCAAGCTGCTATGGATCCCAATGTAGAAAACACCTTAATTGCCGTCTGTAAAGCTGGCGCTAGCAATAAGGTATTCCAATTTAATGACACAATGAAAAGCTATCGTATCAATAAGGCTAGGATCTTTCCTCGCCTCGTTTGTAACGGCGAAAGTTTTCATCAATTTACCCTTAGTCGCAATGCCGATAAAACAGCCCGTTTAATTGCGCCCTATGCCGAAGCTCATGTCAGCATTCGTGACTTAGCTTATCTAGGTGAGACCCAGCCTTTATATGATGTTCGCTATTAA
- the purU gene encoding formyltetrahydrofolate deformylase — protein sequence MSHQDKTIINPAKLQRKVLITDCADAQGLIAKITNVCFAHQLNIIKNTEFVDHTQGRFFMRAELEGLFDDERLLTELRDVLPAQNRMRLVDTGKKRIVIMVTKEAHCLGDILMKSYYGGLDVEIAAVVGNYDVLQQLTEKFNIPFHYVSHEGLNRQEHEQAMLAVIKPYDTDFLVLAKYMRVLTPEFVSAFPDKIINIHHSFLPAFIGASPYKQAWDRGVKIIGATAHFVNNNLDEGPIIKQDVISVDHSFSAEELAHNGRDVEKSVLSKALQLVLNEQVVVYGNKTVVF from the coding sequence GTGAGCCATCAAGATAAAACCATTATTAATCCAGCCAAATTACAGCGAAAAGTGTTGATAACCGATTGTGCTGATGCTCAGGGGTTAATTGCCAAAATCACCAACGTTTGTTTCGCTCATCAATTAAATATTATTAAAAACACCGAATTCGTTGACCATACTCAAGGTCGCTTTTTTATGCGCGCAGAGCTTGAAGGCCTGTTTGATGATGAGCGCCTATTAACTGAATTACGTGATGTCTTGCCTGCTCAAAATCGCATGAGGCTAGTCGATACGGGTAAAAAGCGCATTGTTATCATGGTGACCAAAGAAGCGCATTGTTTAGGTGATATTTTAATGAAGTCTTATTACGGCGGCTTAGATGTTGAGATTGCTGCTGTAGTGGGTAATTATGATGTGCTGCAACAATTAACTGAAAAGTTTAATATTCCATTTCATTATGTTAGCCATGAAGGCTTAAATCGCCAGGAACATGAGCAGGCGATGTTAGCGGTGATTAAACCTTATGATACCGACTTTTTAGTGTTAGCTAAATATATGCGAGTGCTAACGCCTGAGTTTGTGTCAGCATTTCCAGATAAAATTATTAATATTCATCATTCGTTTCTGCCGGCTTTTATTGGTGCATCACCTTACAAACAAGCCTGGGATCGCGGTGTTAAAATCATCGGTGCCACCGCTCATTTCGTGAATAACAATCTTGATGAAGGGCCTATTATTAAACAAGATGTGATTTCGGTTGACCACAGCTTTAGCGCTGAAGAGTTAGCTCATAATGGCCGTGATGTTGAAAAAAGTGTATTAAGCAAAGCATTGCAATTAGTTCTCAACGAGCAAGTTGTGGTGTACGGTAATAAGACCGTAGTATTTTAA
- a CDS encoding PTS transporter subunit EIIC produces MDSQLAQRRHIGKRSVNFITQQWFKFAQRLSQALLIPIAILPAAGVMLGLTVNPLSFIPPELNTVLFAVGNLVFTMMPLLFSVAVAIGFCRDQGIAAFSAVFGFGVFLSTMGALTDIYGLVSRPLWGMQTIDTGIAGGMLVGAITCLAVRISQHVKLPAIFSFFEGRRSAPIIVIPLSMVLAYLLVHVWPPLSHVIENLSDWSVYQDPAIAFGVYGTVERLLIPLGLHHIWNAPFYLEVGQYINQGTVVKGEVARYLAGDPLAGNLAGGYLIKMWGLPAAALAIWRCADKPQRNRVAGIMLSAATASWLTGVTEPIEFAFMFVAPILFIVHALLTGIAYSVCILLEVHHSIVFSHGLVDFSLLFSRSANTHWIWLLGPLTALIYYAIFRASILAFNLKTPGRIEPSHHPAEPKESLRAMISALGGRENIVEINACLTRLRISVNQADLIDKARLMRLGAKGVVVMGKGVQVVYGTKAETLRKLLQKYLDSRR; encoded by the coding sequence ATGGATAGCCAGTTGGCACAACGCCGTCACATCGGAAAACGTAGTGTAAATTTTATTACCCAGCAGTGGTTTAAGTTTGCCCAGCGCCTAAGCCAGGCGCTATTGATCCCGATTGCGATCTTGCCTGCAGCAGGGGTAATGCTAGGCTTAACTGTCAATCCATTGTCATTTATTCCGCCAGAATTAAATACTGTGTTGTTTGCAGTAGGTAATCTGGTATTTACTATGATGCCTTTATTATTTAGTGTCGCGGTGGCCATCGGATTTTGTCGAGATCAAGGCATTGCCGCATTTTCTGCCGTGTTTGGTTTTGGGGTGTTTTTATCCACCATGGGTGCCCTGACCGACATATATGGTTTAGTCTCACGGCCACTGTGGGGCATGCAAACTATTGATACCGGTATTGCGGGTGGAATGTTAGTTGGGGCAATCACTTGCCTAGCGGTTAGAATCAGTCAACATGTTAAATTACCGGCTATTTTTTCATTTTTTGAAGGCCGTCGTAGTGCACCCATAATTGTTATTCCTCTGTCTATGGTGCTGGCCTATTTGCTGGTCCATGTCTGGCCGCCTTTGTCGCATGTTATTGAAAATCTTTCTGATTGGTCTGTATACCAAGATCCCGCCATTGCGTTTGGTGTTTATGGCACCGTTGAACGTTTATTAATTCCACTCGGATTACATCATATTTGGAATGCGCCATTTTATCTTGAAGTAGGACAGTACATTAACCAAGGCACCGTGGTAAAAGGTGAGGTGGCTCGTTATTTAGCCGGTGATCCGTTGGCGGGAAATCTCGCCGGAGGTTACTTAATTAAAATGTGGGGCTTACCTGCTGCAGCGCTAGCTATTTGGCGTTGCGCAGATAAACCTCAGCGCAATCGGGTTGCAGGGATTATGTTATCTGCGGCTACGGCAAGTTGGTTGACTGGAGTGACCGAGCCAATAGAATTTGCCTTTATGTTTGTCGCGCCCATTCTCTTTATTGTGCATGCATTACTGACCGGTATTGCTTATAGCGTGTGTATTTTACTCGAAGTACATCACAGCATTGTGTTTTCCCATGGCTTAGTCGATTTTAGTTTATTGTTTTCTCGCTCTGCCAATACCCATTGGATCTGGTTGCTTGGGCCGCTGACAGCATTAATCTATTACGCTATCTTCAGGGCCAGTATTTTAGCCTTTAATTTAAAAACACCAGGACGAATAGAGCCAAGTCATCACCCTGCAGAGCCAAAAGAGAGTTTACGCGCGATGATTTCAGCCTTAGGTGGTCGCGAGAATATTGTTGAGATTAATGCGTGTTTAACCCGCTTACGTATTAGTGTTAATCAAGCTGATTTAATCGATAAAGCGAGATTAATGCGTTTAGGGGCCAAAGGCGTGGTGGTCATGGGCAAAGGCGTACAAGTGGTCTATGGCACCAAGGCTGAAACACTGCGTAAATTACTGCAAAAATATCTAGACTCTCGACGTTAG
- a CDS encoding flavodoxin produces the protein MKKVNVVFGTVYGSAQFTAETVTKAIATLGFTTKLWQPNELSGFVPPQDELLIIVSSTTGEGEVPEDIFPWFNELKSSAPYLPLLQYSLIGLGDSSYDTFCGAIKQFDQLLTELGATPLTERLEIDACETMEPETEAKKWIASWHNAVTSENVV, from the coding sequence ATGAAAAAGGTCAACGTTGTTTTTGGTACCGTTTATGGTAGTGCACAATTTACAGCTGAAACAGTGACTAAGGCAATTGCAACGTTAGGTTTTACCACTAAACTTTGGCAACCTAATGAATTATCTGGTTTTGTACCTCCTCAAGATGAGCTATTGATTATCGTGTCTTCAACCACTGGCGAAGGGGAGGTACCTGAAGATATTTTTCCTTGGTTTAACGAGCTTAAATCCAGTGCACCGTATTTACCATTATTGCAATACAGCCTAATAGGATTAGGTGATTCAAGTTATGACACTTTTTGCGGGGCTATTAAGCAATTTGATCAATTGTTAACAGAGCTAGGAGCCACACCGCTTACTGAACGATTAGAGATTGATGCCTGTGAAACGATGGAACCAGAAACAGAAGCTAAAAAATGGATAGCCAGTTGGCACAACGCCGTCACATCGGAAAACGTAGTGTAA
- the truC gene encoding tRNA pseudouridine(65) synthase TruC — protein MISKDNDVEYSLDNDDLCDQRSSDDIDDASAADTEHDDDLPPPHIDILFEDEHIVAIHKPAGLLVHRSYLARRERFFAMQMTRDLVGCHVFPVHRLDRPTSGVLLFAKSSEVARLLCEQFADHSIKKQYLAIVRGNMHESGILDYALKQEFDDLGDKHVDPNKAAQEAVTDYQPLLNTEIPFSSGRYPTSRYGLVRLSPHTGRKHQLRRHMAHLRHPIVGDTTHGDGKQNKFFREHFHVNRLWLIAKSLQFVHPVTQQAMHIETELESEWLDIFSEFGWGDDQLSSIPSILLS, from the coding sequence ATGATCTCAAAAGATAACGATGTTGAATACTCATTGGATAATGATGACTTATGTGATCAAAGAAGCTCAGACGACATTGATGATGCCTCTGCTGCAGACACCGAACACGATGACGACTTACCGCCTCCTCATATCGATATATTATTTGAAGACGAGCATATTGTAGCGATACATAAACCGGCGGGTTTATTAGTTCATCGCAGTTATTTAGCCCGTAGAGAGCGCTTTTTTGCGATGCAGATGACCCGTGATTTGGTGGGGTGCCATGTTTTTCCGGTGCACCGCCTTGATCGACCTACATCTGGAGTGTTGCTGTTTGCTAAATCCAGTGAGGTGGCCCGGCTGTTGTGTGAACAATTTGCCGATCACAGTATTAAGAAGCAATACTTAGCCATCGTTCGTGGCAACATGCATGAGTCTGGTATCTTAGATTATGCCCTTAAACAAGAGTTTGATGATTTGGGCGATAAGCATGTTGATCCCAATAAAGCGGCACAAGAAGCGGTGACGGATTATCAACCATTATTGAATACCGAAATACCTTTTAGTTCAGGTCGCTATCCAACTAGTCGTTACGGATTGGTAAGACTCAGTCCCCACACAGGGCGAAAGCATCAGTTACGTCGCCATATGGCGCACTTACGTCATCCAATAGTCGGTGATACCACCCATGGCGATGGCAAGCAAAATAAGTTTTTTCGTGAGCACTTCCATGTTAATCGCCTATGGCTCATAGCCAAAAGCTTACAGTTTGTGCATCCTGTAACGCAGCAAGCAATGCACATAGAGACGGAACTAGAGTCTGAGTGGTTAGATATTTTCAGCGAGTTTGGCTGGGGTGATGATCAATTATCATCGATACCAAGTATCTTATTAAGCTAA
- a CDS encoding YqcC family protein, with translation MISYSDLALMLLFTFMLYLTSKNHLIKLEQLLKDFQLWSDISPSVSAMTSTAPFCCDVMAFEQWLQFIFIPKMTELIVLRQPLPTNMALAPMAEHVWQSKPHGSVMITQLQQFDALLSQR, from the coding sequence ATGATATCATATTCCGACTTAGCCTTGATGTTGTTGTTCACTTTTATGCTTTATTTAACCAGTAAAAATCATTTAATTAAATTAGAACAATTGCTTAAGGATTTTCAGCTTTGGTCTGATATTTCACCATCTGTATCTGCTATGACCAGCACGGCGCCATTTTGCTGCGATGTAATGGCATTTGAGCAATGGCTGCAGTTTATTTTCATTCCCAAAATGACTGAGCTTATTGTGCTGCGACAACCTTTGCCAACCAATATGGCCTTGGCTCCAATGGCTGAACATGTGTGGCAAAGTAAGCCCCATGGTAGTGTTATGATTACCCAGCTACAACAATTTGACGCCTTGCTAAGTCAGCGTTAA
- a CDS encoding DUF3549 family protein: protein MTEITTLSQFLTTANTQFQIYDLGRRVQHIDMVAFQQIDSLLAPYPYPIQGHAQFAIVFWQQQQLPYIWFVKLPLDEQGLLSPAPRTQFIKMILEALGRNPTQELTDEQQEQLANHPFSFKPNQHKLALFNALVRLQLGQAASSQYEFAAQYLSGQAAQDTWPQLGLQGLADICVRAHQFNHLNDMINALDHAPMEVQAALCQCLEHINIGKRLAEHLFNQLEQAEDHIKVMYLAALASDVQYSMTAINQLNDQRGLDNNTLITIAARNWLALKDDAIRKHYLEALAKQPQPFFNQVFADIVAIPSLRQGLLADLRHPDRSVQLATAIGGLFRATSL, encoded by the coding sequence ATGACCGAAATAACCACCTTAAGCCAGTTTCTAACGACCGCAAATACTCAATTCCAAATATATGATTTAGGTCGCCGGGTGCAACATATCGATATGGTCGCCTTTCAGCAAATTGACTCTTTACTGGCGCCATATCCTTATCCCATTCAAGGTCATGCGCAGTTTGCTATCGTATTTTGGCAACAACAGCAATTACCTTATATTTGGTTTGTAAAATTACCGTTAGATGAGCAAGGCCTATTATCACCGGCGCCGCGGACTCAGTTTATTAAGATGATCTTAGAAGCGCTAGGGCGTAATCCAACCCAAGAATTAACGGATGAGCAGCAAGAGCAATTAGCCAATCATCCTTTTAGCTTTAAGCCTAATCAGCACAAATTGGCATTATTTAATGCATTAGTCAGGCTTCAACTTGGCCAAGCTGCATCGAGCCAATATGAATTTGCCGCACAATATTTGTCTGGTCAAGCAGCACAAGACACTTGGCCACAACTGGGTTTACAAGGTTTAGCCGATATTTGCGTTCGCGCACATCAATTTAACCATCTTAATGACATGATTAACGCACTTGATCATGCTCCAATGGAAGTGCAAGCCGCACTTTGCCAATGCTTAGAACACATTAATATTGGTAAACGCCTTGCAGAGCATTTATTTAACCAATTAGAACAAGCTGAAGATCATATAAAAGTTATGTATTTAGCGGCATTGGCGTCTGATGTTCAATACAGTATGACAGCGATTAATCAGTTAAATGACCAACGAGGGTTAGACAACAACACGCTAATAACCATTGCGGCACGTAATTGGTTAGCCTTAAAAGATGATGCCATTCGTAAACACTATTTGGAAGCGCTAGCAAAACAGCCACAGCCCTTCTTTAATCAAGTTTTTGCTGATATCGTGGCAATACCTAGCTTGCGTCAAGGATTATTAGCCGACTTAAGGCATCCAGACAGAAGCGTTCAATTAGCAACCGCTATTGGCGGATTATTTAGAGCAACCAGCCTATGA
- a CDS encoding DUF3301 domain-containing protein — MMSDFLLIVALVVVAAFFWQLRQMAELSRTLTEQACKKQNVQLLAIAMVSARPSIGGSTGICWKATFMFEFSTDGLNQYQGHILMHGNRVKKIEWPIFPEPEWMDAPMASGKFGGCGSSKSCGSGKCN, encoded by the coding sequence ATGATGAGTGATTTTTTATTAATTGTTGCTTTAGTCGTGGTAGCGGCTTTTTTTTGGCAGCTAAGACAAATGGCAGAGTTAAGCAGGACCCTTACAGAACAAGCCTGTAAAAAACAAAATGTACAATTGCTCGCTATTGCAATGGTGTCAGCCCGTCCAAGCATCGGTGGCAGTACCGGTATCTGTTGGAAAGCAACATTTATGTTCGAATTTAGTACCGATGGCCTCAACCAATATCAAGGCCATATTTTAATGCATGGTAATCGTGTAAAAAAAATCGAATGGCCCATTTTTCCAGAACCAGAATGGATGGATGCCCCTATGGCCAGTGGTAAATTTGGCGGATGCGGCAGCAGTAAAAGTTGCGGTTCAGGCAAATGCAACTAG
- a CDS encoding beta-class carbonic anhydrase: MSKIVQEITSANADYVAGFGDKGNLPMPPGRQFAILTCMDARLDPAKYAGLAEGDAHVIRNAGGRASDDAIRSLVISYKLLGTKEWFVIHHTDCGMETFNNEIMADLLSASLKTSSVDGSGWHDSHAGGGTTDGKFIEWLTISDQAKSVLSDVERIRNNSMVPSDIPIYGYIYDCKTGSLVEVPEATEAGKAS, translated from the coding sequence GTGAGTAAAATAGTACAAGAAATAACATCAGCAAATGCTGATTATGTAGCTGGTTTTGGGGATAAAGGCAATTTGCCAATGCCTCCTGGCAGGCAGTTTGCCATCCTGACATGTATGGACGCACGTTTAGATCCTGCTAAATATGCAGGTCTTGCCGAAGGTGATGCCCATGTAATTCGTAACGCAGGCGGCAGAGCAAGTGATGATGCTATCCGTTCATTAGTCATTTCTTACAAATTACTTGGCACAAAAGAATGGTTTGTTATTCATCATACAGATTGCGGAATGGAAACATTTAATAATGAGATAATGGCTGATTTGTTGTCTGCAAGTCTAAAAACATCAAGTGTTGACGGATCAGGCTGGCATGATAGTCATGCTGGTGGTGGCACTACAGACGGCAAGTTTATTGAGTGGCTGACTATTAGTGATCAAGCTAAAAGCGTGTTATCTGATGTAGAAAGAATTAGAAATAATTCAATGGTGCCAAGTGATATCCCTATTTATGGTTATATTTATGATTGTAAAACGGGGAGTCTTGTTGAGGTTCCTGAAGCAACAGAAGCGGGAAAGGCAAGTTAG
- the msrA gene encoding peptide-methionine (S)-S-oxide reductase MsrA, with protein MKNTLVLIILAASLLFYAANATADKTILAGGCFWCMESDFEKLDGVTDVISGFTGGILKDPTYNGNHDGHFEAVQITYDPSKVSYKELLDYYWVNIDPFDAKGQFCDKGTSYLSAIFVANDKEREIAQQSKRDIEKQFPNNNVITPILNASIFYPIKGDESYHQDYYKNSPIRYHAYRWNCGRDQRLTDIWGDKATH; from the coding sequence ATGAAAAACACACTAGTGTTAATAATATTAGCAGCAAGTTTATTGTTTTATGCTGCTAATGCCACTGCAGATAAAACCATTTTGGCCGGAGGATGTTTCTGGTGTATGGAATCAGACTTTGAAAAACTTGATGGCGTAACCGATGTGATCTCAGGATTCACAGGCGGAATCTTAAAAGACCCCACATACAATGGCAACCATGACGGTCATTTTGAAGCGGTTCAAATAACCTATGATCCTAGCAAGGTGAGTTACAAAGAGTTGTTAGATTATTACTGGGTTAACATAGATCCCTTTGATGCAAAGGGGCAATTTTGTGATAAAGGTACAAGCTATTTAAGCGCGATTTTCGTGGCAAACGATAAAGAAAGGGAAATTGCCCAACAGTCTAAAAGGGACATTGAAAAGCAATTTCCCAATAATAACGTTATTACGCCAATCTTAAATGCTTCTATTTTTTACCCAATTAAGGGCGATGAAAGTTACCATCAGGATTACTATAAGAACAGTCCCATTCGGTATCATGCTTATCGCTGGAATTGTGGTCGAGACCAAAGGTTAACAGACATTTGGGGAGATAAAGCGACACATTAA
- a CDS encoding DUF962 domain-containing protein — MQPKRYSSFAEFYPFYLSQHQDPVCRRLHYIGSSIILVIVVNTLINQHWWQLLWVPVVGYGFAWLGHFMFEKNRPATFTYPLYSLWGDWVMFGQMLMRLWRKKIR; from the coding sequence ATGCAACCTAAACGTTATTCTTCATTTGCAGAGTTTTACCCATTTTATCTGTCGCAACATCAAGATCCTGTTTGTCGAAGACTGCATTACATTGGCAGTAGCATTATTTTGGTGATTGTTGTTAATACCTTGATTAACCAGCATTGGTGGCAGCTGTTGTGGGTGCCTGTAGTTGGGTATGGTTTTGCATGGTTAGGGCATTTTATGTTTGAAAAAAATCGGCCAGCTACATTCACTTACCCGTTATACAGCTTGTGGGGTGATTGGGTCATGTTTGGTCAAATGTTAATGCGTTTATGGCGTAAAAAAATCCGATAG
- a CDS encoding GNAT family N-acetyltransferase, which translates to MDNNTLETLRAVYLTAEDIRVAASILYNAYHDDPYFIEVLGQQDTQQYEQKLRAAIREELNELWQQEQPLIGLFDGDRLIGVACVITQQVPLGEGRYWHWRFKMMLGTGWKSTQGLMQKETCILEHLPSQKCGILQFIALSPNEQHKGYGAKLIQAVLSWCDEQRRLDGVGVFVSNPSHHKALVQQGFTSIATVNVGNVEGEILFYNKV; encoded by the coding sequence ATGGACAATAACACCTTGGAAACCCTACGTGCAGTGTATTTAACCGCTGAAGACATACGGGTTGCAGCTTCCATTCTCTATAATGCTTATCATGATGACCCTTATTTTATCGAGGTACTCGGCCAACAAGATACTCAACAATATGAACAAAAACTTCGTGCCGCTATTCGTGAAGAGTTAAATGAATTATGGCAACAAGAACAACCTTTGATTGGCCTATTTGACGGTGACCGTTTAATCGGTGTTGCGTGTGTTATTACTCAACAAGTGCCGCTGGGCGAGGGACGTTATTGGCATTGGCGTTTCAAAATGATGTTAGGGACTGGCTGGAAATCAACTCAGGGATTAATGCAAAAAGAAACCTGTATTTTAGAACATCTTCCTTCTCAAAAATGCGGAATTTTACAATTTATTGCCTTATCACCTAATGAGCAGCATAAAGGTTATGGTGCCAAACTCATTCAAGCGGTATTGAGTTGGTGTGATGAACAACGTAGGCTCGATGGGGTCGGGGTATTTGTCAGTAATCCTTCACATCATAAAGCATTAGTACAACAAGGGTTTACTAGTATTGCCACCGTTAACGTTGGCAATGTCGAGGGTGAAATATTATTTTACAACAAGGTATAA
- a CDS encoding DUF2789 domain-containing protein gives MDTTLNDLSHLFKQLGLPHHQEGIDDFVIQNKLDKHTLITDANCWNPAQKAFLKEALLEDAQWSEVIDQLDVMMRAEA, from the coding sequence ATGGACACAACATTAAATGATCTAAGTCACTTATTTAAGCAATTAGGTTTGCCTCATCATCAAGAGGGGATCGATGACTTTGTTATCCAAAATAAACTTGATAAGCACACATTAATCACTGATGCTAATTGCTGGAACCCAGCTCAAAAAGCATTTTTAAAAGAGGCATTATTAGAAGACGCCCAATGGTCAGAAGTGATTGACCAATTGGACGTGATGATGCGAGCTGAAGCGTAA
- a CDS encoding DUF3192 domain-containing protein, giving the protein MKLKLIAAGLIGATSLMLSGCVISVGGHESGKSADYWQEQQDENRQLITKLSMGMSSDQVTTLMGIADFSEAYAKPTQDRAEQSIKVLFYRTQWAEGDGKTTKDECTPIVFRDDVLVGWGDAAYKQI; this is encoded by the coding sequence ATGAAATTAAAACTTATCGCAGCAGGATTAATTGGCGCAACATCACTGATGTTAAGTGGTTGTGTGATCAGTGTTGGTGGTCATGAATCGGGTAAAAGTGCTGACTATTGGCAAGAGCAACAGGATGAAAATCGTCAACTAATTACCAAATTGTCTATGGGAATGAGCAGTGATCAAGTGACAACCCTGATGGGCATAGCAGATTTCAGCGAAGCTTATGCTAAGCCGACTCAGGACCGCGCCGAGCAGTCTATCAAAGTGTTGTTCTATCGCACCCAATGGGCTGAAGGTGATGGTAAAACAACTAAAGACGAATGCACGCCAATTGTGTTCCGAGACGACGTTTTAGTGGGCTGGGGTGACGCCGCCTATAAACAAATTTAG